Proteins encoded in a region of the Antedon mediterranea chromosome 2, ecAntMedi1.1, whole genome shotgun sequence genome:
- the LOC140039287 gene encoding uncharacterized protein, producing MININRRLYLAIANSKDTVTGSSVVNSGLYLYRGRDKSFVLKQSFVTQGAVTVLFIEHDDYDPWLVFANYYDSELETGLTTTDIYQWSGNNFELQHQISGEYIVDVVSIKVNGQPCVVSASERNNYDATDYYMPVVTVCFEDEQWAEITEFEGQGVIGLDSFSVDGTPYLVVLSQFDEIHVYKWCGISGFEMYLNIPYSDVNSVNVFMYDGSLLMGVARFFVSEIADQVGDTRILKGIINGLKEDTIIEA from the exons ATGATCAACATAAATAGAAGGTTATATTTGGCAATTGCAAACTCGAAAGACACAGTTACAG GATCAAGTGTTGTAAATTCAGGATTATATCTATATAGAGGAAGGGATAAATCATTCGTTTTAAAACAGTCATTTGTAACGCAAGGCGCCGTCACTGTTCTCTTTATTGAGCATGATGATTATGATCCTTGGTTAGTGTTTGCCAATTATTACGATTCTGAGTTGGAAACTGGTCTTACAACAACTGATATTTATCAATGGTCCGGAAATAATTTTGag cTACAGCATCAGATTTCTGGTGAATACATAGTAGATGTCGTTAGCATAAAGGTAAATGGTCAGCCTTGCGTAGTGTCCGCATCTGAAAGAAACAATTATGATGCTACAGATTACTATATGCCTGTCGTAACAGTATGTTTTGAGGACGAGCAATGGGCGGAAATAACCGAGTTCGAGGGGCAAGGCGTTATTGGACTAGATAGCTTCAGTGTAGACG GCACTCCATATCTTGTCGTTCTTAGCCAGTTCGATGAAATACACGTTTATAAATGGTGTGGTATCAGTGGATTCGAGATGTATCTGAACATTCCATATAGTGACGTTAACAGCGTCAATGTGTTTATGTATGACGGGAGCTTGCTAATGGGTGTGGCTCGTTTTTTTGTGAGTGAAATTGCTGATCAAGTTGGTGATACACGTATTCTGAAAGGAATTATTAATG GTTTGAAAGAAGACACTATCATTGAAGCCTGA
- the LOC140039288 gene encoding uncharacterized protein yields the protein MPNDFVIQNVTQTLTGSLNTFTSVTFLDDTTVTNYVDTVLFDSTVANRVTLSTPQTITGTWSIGNVTAFDDVIVHGLVNTFNLSTDVVLTYGDQDVRGYKNFSLDVDVLGDMYTDYYGNISYLNPVYYAAHAVREDVPTNISGYTYFTSSGLTFTGNITVTGYVLGVDLSEMLSNFGSNMERIESDLIQEPPE from the exons ATGCCAAACGATTTTGTGATTCAGAACGTTACGCAAACGTTAACGGGTTCGCTCAACACATTTACAAGTGTTACATTTCTCGACGATACAACTGTTACGAATTATGTGGATACTGTACTATTTGACTCAACCGTAGCAAACCGGGTGACGTTATCAACGCCACAAACCATAACAGGAACGTGGTCAATCGGTAATGTCACAGCATTTG ATGATGTGATTGTACACGGTCTGGTGAATACATTTAACCTGTCTACTGATGTAGTTCTAACATACGGTGACCAAGATGTCAGAGGGTATAAAAACTTTTCGCTTGATGTGGATGTTCTTGGTGATATGTATACGGACTACTACGGAAACATTAGCTACTTAAACCCAGTGTACTACGCTGCACATGCTGTACGTGAGGATGTACCAACTAACATTTCAGGCTATACG TACTTTACAAGCTCAGGTCTTACCTTTACGGGAAATATTACAGTTACGGGTTATGTACTTGGTGTTGATCTGTCTGAGATGTTGAGCAATTTTGGCAGCAACATGGAGAGGATTGAAAGTGACCTGATACAA GAACCACCCGAATAA